A genomic stretch from Setaria viridis chromosome 1, Setaria_viridis_v4.0, whole genome shotgun sequence includes:
- the LOC117846429 gene encoding uncharacterized protein codes for MNIHLAITITKKGNLSITDYFTKMKGYADEMEAAGRPHDDEEITSHICNGLDSDFNPVMSALVTRVEPITEAELYSQLLTFEKARAAGRLGQFGLFRQLHQQRRPQLGQQHRPNYNPNQQRSSGNSTDTHPLYQVYFKKGHLASECWHRYDENYVPDERLVAAPMGTYSVDTNWYTDTGATDHVTSNLEQLSIKDKYKYKANDHIHTTSGSAKSEEEEAWEAILGTPLYNWMNAEFTESNRAILGKASLILLLQVS; via the exons ATGAACATACACCTTGCGATAACTATCACAAAGAAAGGTAACCTGTCCAtcactgattacttcaccaagatgAAGGGATATGCAGATGAGATGGAGGCAGCCGGAAGACCGcatgatgatgaagaaatcaCCTCCCACATCTGCAACGGCCTCGACTCTGACTTCAATCCAGTGATGTCGGCCCTCGTCACAAGGGTCGAGCCAATCACGGAGGCCGAGCTCTACTCGCAGCTCCTCACATTCGAGAAGGCTCGAGCTGCAGGACGGCTTGGGCAGTTCGGGCTCTTCCGCCAACTTCACCAACAAAGGAGGCCGCAACTC GGTCAGCAGCATCGGCCCAACTACAACCCCAACCAACAACGCTCGTCGGGGAACTCCACCGACACCCACCCCCTCTACCAGGTGTACTTCAAGAAGGGGCATCTTGCATCTGAATGTTGGCATCGCTACGATGAAAACTACGTCCCCGATGAGAGATTGGTCGCTGCACCCATGGGCACCTACAGTGTAGATACCAACTGGTATACTGACACTGGGGCGACGGATCATGTCACAAGCAATCTTGAGCAACTCTCCATCAAGGACAAGTACAAGTACAAGGCCAATGACCACATCCACACGACGAGTGGTTCAG CCaagagcgaggaggaggaggcttgGGAGGCCATCCTTGGAACACCTCTGTACAATTGGATGAATGCGGAGTTCACAGAATCCAACAGAGCTATCCTTGGTAAGGCCTCCCTGATACTTTTGCTTCAGGTTTCATAG